CCTTAATCATGGAAGCCCAGAGCACTTCCTTGTTTTCGCGACGCAGGGCCACGCATGCTTCCAGCAACAGTTCCAGCGCCTTTCGCTTGGTATCGGGCACAGGCAGATTGACCTTGGGAGTATCAGCCTTCTCCACTTCCAGGTCTTCGTAATAGATGAACTCATCACAGTTATCGCGAAGCAGATCACTGGTCGAATTGCTCATCCCCAGGCCGATGACGTGCTTGCCCATTTCCTTGAGCTTGGAGACGAGCGGGGTAAAGTCGCTGTCGCCTGAAACAATGACGAAGGTATCGATGTGAGGCTTGCTGTAAGCCAGGTCCATGGCATCGACGCAGAGGCGAATGTCTGCAGAGTTCTTGCCGGTCATGGACCGTTTCGGAATTTCGACCAATTCAAAGGCCGCTTCATGTAACGATGCAGTGTAAGGAAGATAACGACTCCAATCTGCATACGTTTTCTTCGAGACGATTTTTCCCTTTTCCACCATTCGCTTGAGCACACGCTGGATATCAAAACGATCCGTGCGGCGAAAACCCTGAGCAATGTTGTCAAAATCCACAAATATCGCCAATGCGCGTTCAGACTCGTTAGGCATACTTTCATTCCAGTTACTAGATCAGGCAATTATAGTTGCCAACGTGTGAGAAAACAGCAGGATTTTGGTCTGATAAACTCCTGCAGGAATTATTGAGCGTAGGGTAAATCATCTGACATGGATGACGAATACCCTCGATAGCAAGCATGTTTCCTCGAGACAATGTGGAGCCAGCAGTTCGAACAATGGGCTTGGCACAAAGAACTGCTGGCTCTGCATGGTATTTGCAGCAACTCTAAAACCGAACGGCAAAGCCAGCACCCACAAAGAAATCGTCTGATTGCTTGTTCAAACCTACGCCAGCGCGAATATCATACTGGAAATTGGGCGTGAATTTATAGGTAAAACCGCCATCAAAGAAGTAGTATGGGCCAATGTCTGGTGCATTGCCGCTGAATGGTTCAATGCCAAACACTTCCATGTAACTGCCCAGTTTTTCAGTAAAGGCATAACCAACCGTCAACGACTGGGCGAGTTCCAGATAAGAGTGCCCCGAATCGGTTACTGCTGCATTTCCCTGGATGCTTCCACCCATCGAAATCTTGTCCGTGATGTCCCAACCAAAGAGGTAGTTCATACCAGGCAGTGTTTTACCTGTTGTTGTATTGTCTGAGCCAGTCGGGACGGTTGCCTGGATGATGAGCGCTGATTCAGGCATGTATTCTTTTTGTTCAGTAAGGGCTAATTTGACACCTACATAGAGGTCTTCCGGCCCTTGTGAAACAGCACCGGGCATATGAGTGCTGGAATAGTTCTGGGCGATTCGCCATTCGAACCAATCTGCAAACATACCAATGCGGAACAAGGCTTCTGGATAGGAATGCTGATTCTGAACTCCAGCTTCACGGTTTCTGCTATAAGTGTATCCTGATTCAAGCTGTATTCGGTTGCGACCTACAGTGGAACTCGCTTCTGTAAAGTCTGGCCTATCAGTGGCAATGACATCATTCTCAGGTTCGTTTCCGTTTTCAGAATCACCATTGGAATGCTTCTTGTCATCCTTCTCCCCGTTCTTTTTGGGCACTTCCCAGGATAGCAGTGTCTTGGCGCCCAACGCTGAAAGTCGCGAATCGCAGCAATTGTTGTCAGCAGAGTGTTGACATCCAACAATACTAATAAGCATCAAACACAGAGAACTTAACAATAATGCACGAAACATGGCAGTCCTCGGAATTTGACTAAACAATAATT
This is a stretch of genomic DNA from Planctomycetia bacterium. It encodes these proteins:
- a CDS encoding transporter; this translates as MPKKNGEKDDKKHSNGDSENGNEPENDVIATDRPDFTEASSTVGRNRIQLESGYTYSRNREAGVQNQHSYPEALFRIGMFADWFEWRIAQNYSSTHMPGAVSQGPEDLYVGVKLALTEQKEYMPESALIIQATVPTGSDNTTTGKTLPGMNYLFGWDITDKISMGGSIQGNAAVTDSGHSYLELAQSLTVGYAFTEKLGSYMEVFGIEPFSGNAPDIGPYYFFDGGFTYKFTPNFQYDIRAGVGLNKQSDDFFVGAGFAVRF